One stretch of Astatotilapia calliptera chromosome 3, fAstCal1.2, whole genome shotgun sequence DNA includes these proteins:
- the ovol1a gene encoding putative transcription factor Ovo-like 1a, producing the protein MPRAFLVKKANVSPGKRNWSELPDHERGDVYIPVSVFPLSILTMEVEASPAETTQMTTPLCLTKHSTIDTQTHPELPSSTVLGRPQSPAGLPEGRSEIKRRPQASSTYFRAKIKVTTGELPPDPAPLALALPLIPTPQPLAALPPAPTPPPPEPVPMVTRSTGQSQSGSMGAFVCQVCQKTFQYQRMLNRHIKCHNETKRHLCSFCGKGFNDTFDLKRHVRTHTGVRPYKCNFCDKAFTQRCSLESHMKKIHSVTLKYAYKERRNKLYVCEECGHTAATQDALLIHLHSLHPDSALLKSKAARRVGERDGGSVGGSIPGSPQGAESDDTTGSAEQ; encoded by the exons TCTCCGTCTTTCCTCTGTCCATCCtgacgatggaggtggaggcCAGCCCCGCTGAGACAACTCAGATGACCACGCCCCTCTGCCTCACCAAACACTCTACCATTGACACACAAACTCACCCAGAACTGCCCTCCAGCACGGTGCTCGGCAGACCCCAGAGCCCGGCGGGTTTACCAGAGGGGAGATCAGAGATCAAGAGGAGGCCGCAGGCCAGCTCCACGTACTTCCGAGCCAAAATAAAG GTAACTACAGGCGAGTTACCCCCAGATCCAGCTCCCCTTGCTCTGGCTCTTCCTCTCATTCCCACTCCGCAACCATTAGCTGCACTTCCTCCTGCACCGACCCCACCCCCCCCAGAGCCGGTCCCAATGGTGACCAGATCCACGGGTCAAAGTCAAAGTGGGTCGATGGGAGCGTTCGTGTGCCAG GTTTGCCAGAAGACTTTCCAGTACCAGCGGATGTTGAACAGACACATCAAGTGTCACAACGAGACAAAGAGACACCTGTGTAGCTTCTGCGGCAAAGGCTTCAACGACACCTTCGACCTCAAAAGACATGTGCGCACACATACAG GCGTCCGTCCATACAAGTGCAACTTCTGCGACAAGGCCTTCACCCAGCGCTGCTCTCTGGAGTCCCACATGAAGAAGATCCACAGCGTCACCCTGAAGTACGCCTACAAGGAGCGACGCAACAAGCTGTACGTGTGCGAGGAGTGCGGCCACACGGCGGCAACTCAGGATGCGCTGCTCATCCATCTCCACTCACTTCACCCTGACAGCGCCCTGCTGAAGAGCAAGGCCGCGAGAAGAGTGGGAGAAAGAGACGGCGGGTCGGTCGGAGGATCCATTCCCGGTTCTCCGCAGGGAGCTGAAAGCGATGATACCACTGGATCGGCCGAGCAGTAA